A genomic window from Engraulis encrasicolus isolate BLACKSEA-1 chromosome 14, IST_EnEncr_1.0, whole genome shotgun sequence includes:
- the rnpep gene encoding aminopeptidase B isoform X2 has product MEKISALHSDKAEDVATSSSFRQFKIEHFHLDLNVDFDKKTISGTETLKLKCIEDEQSEVRLDIHPSLSFQGVTFSPGWDDTDWKKVEFLTRDFTRYGTTLVVKFPSPWKTDDRLQLAIKYTATDGPGMSWLTPGQTSERRLPFLYTSGFPVLNRSLFPGYHTPMTKSPYSATLQVPEGFTAVMSATEWEHRKSDNSFLFRMKQPIPSYLVALAVGDLQSAEVGPRTRVWAEPCLLEAARVEYDGVIEEFLTVGEKLFGPYVWGRYDVLFMPPSFPFGGMENPCLTFVTPCLLAGDRSLADVIVHEICHSWFGNLVTNANWGDFWLNEGFTMYAQRRVCREIYGEAYTCLEAATGRALLKQHMDNTGQDHPLNKLRVEIKPGVDPDDTYNETPYEKGFCFVSYLAHLVGDQSRFDAFLKAYVDKFKFCSVMSEDTLEFYLEFFPELREQGVHQIKGREFKSWLNVPGWPPYLPDLSAGDSLMGPASELAALWCQEAPNMVAIRATDIQKWKTYQALYFLDQILNKSPLPAGNMQLLWDEYPHIVKSNNAEMRLRWTQIIAKNQHRPGYTHIRSFLTSQGKQKYTLPVYRALWGCGEETRALATEIFSSSGHQLHVNVRNYVKKIIT; this is encoded by the exons ATGGAGAAGATCAGCGCTTTGCACTCTGATAAAGCCGAAGATGTGGCCACCTCATCCAGCTTTCGCCAATTCAAAATAGAGCATTTCCATCTCGACCTAAATGTGGATTTCGATAAGAAAACCATATCAGGGACGGAGACCCTGAAGCTGAAGTGCATTGAAGACGAGCAAAGCGAGGTGCGTTTGGACATCCACCCCTCTCTGAGCTTCCAAGGGGTAACCTTCTCCCCGGGCTGGGATGATACCGATTGGAAGAAAGTTGAATTCCTTACCAGGGATTTCACAAGATACGGTACCACTCTGGTCGTCAAATTTCCCTCTCCCTGGAAAACTGATGACCGACTCCAGCTAGCCATCAAGTACACCGCCACCGATGGCCCAGGG ATGTCGTGGCTGACCCCCGGCCAGACTAGCGAGAGGCGTCTCCCCTTCCTCTACACGTCCGGCTTCCCCGTCCTCAACCGCTCCCTCTTCCCCGGCTACCACACGCCCATGACTAAGAGCCCCTACTCCGCCACCCTCCAG gtgccTGAGGGCTTCACGGCGGTGATGAGCGCTACGGAGTGGGAGCACAGGAAGTCTGATAACAGTTTCCTGTTCCGCATGAAGCAGCCAATCCCCTCCTACCTTGTGGCCCTCGCCGTGGGGGACCTGCAGTCGGCAGAGGTGGGGCCCag gacGCGTGTGTGGGCTGAGCCGTGTCTGCTGGAGGCCGCCAGGGTGGAGTATGACGGTGTGATCGAGGAGTTTCTGACCGTCGGGGAGAAGCTGTTCGGACCCTACGTGTGGGGAAG gtatgATGTCCTCTTCATGCCCCCCTCGTTCCCGTTCGGCGGGATGGAGAACCCCTGTTTGACCTTTGTGACCCCGTGCCTCCTGGCGGGCGACCGCTCGCTGGCCGACGTCATTGTCCATGAGATCTGCCACAGCTGGTTTGGTAACCTGGTAACCAACGCCAACTGGGGGGACTTCTGGCTCAACGAGGGATTCACCATGTACGCACAGAGGAGGGTGTGCAGGGAGATCTATG gtgaggCCTACACATGTCTGGAGGCTGCCACTGGTCGAGCTCTTCTGAAGCAGCACATGGACAACACAGGACAGGACCACCCACTCAACAAGCTACGCGTAGAGATcaaaccag gtgtagacccAGATGACACCTACAATGAGACTCCATATGAGAAGGGCTTCTGCTTCGTATCCTACCTGGCACACCTGGTGGGGGACCAGAGCCGATTCGACGCCTTCCTCAAg gcctATGTGGACAAGTTTAAGTTCTGCAGTGTGATGTCGGAGGACACGCTGGAGTTCTATCTGGAGTTCTTCCCCGAGCTGAGAGAACAGGGAGTGCACCAaatcaaag gtcGTGAGTTCAAGAGCTGGTTGAATGTCCCTGGCTGGCCACCATACCTGCCCGACCTATCAGCAGGGGACAGCCTGATGGGCCCGGCCAGTGAGCTCGCTGCTCTGTGGTGCCAGGAAGCTCCTAATATGGTCGCCATCCGGGCCACAGACATTCAGAAGTGGAAGACCTACCAGGCACTCTACTTCCTCGACCAGATCCTCAACAAGTCACCACTGCCAGCTG gtAACATGCAGCTGTTATGGGATGAGTACCCCCACATAGTGAAGTCCAATAATGCAGAGATGCGTCTGCGCTGGACCCAGATCATTGCTAAGAACCAGCACAGACCCGGATACACACACATCCGCTCCTTCCTCACCtcccag ggTAAGCAGAAGTACACGCTGCCAGTGTATCGTGCCCTGTGGGGCTGTGGCGAGGAGACGAGAGCTCTGGCTACCGAGATCTTCTCAAGCTCCGGCCATCAGCTCCATGTGAACGTGCGGAACTACGTCAAGAAGATCATCACCTGA
- the rnpep gene encoding aminopeptidase B isoform X1 — MEKISALHSDKAEDVATSSSFRQFKIEHFHLDLNVDFDKKTISGTETLKLKCIEDEQSEVRLDIHPSLSFQGVTFSPGWDDTDWKKVEFLTRDFTRYGTTLVVKFPSPWKTDDRLQLAIKYTATDGPGVCWLSPEQTAGKLHPYVFTQGQAVLNRSLFPCFDTPAVKSTYSAAVKVPEGFTAVMSATEWEHRKSDNSFLFRMKQPIPSYLVALAVGDLQSAEVGPRTRVWAEPCLLEAARVEYDGVIEEFLTVGEKLFGPYVWGRYDVLFMPPSFPFGGMENPCLTFVTPCLLAGDRSLADVIVHEICHSWFGNLVTNANWGDFWLNEGFTMYAQRRVCREIYGEAYTCLEAATGRALLKQHMDNTGQDHPLNKLRVEIKPGVDPDDTYNETPYEKGFCFVSYLAHLVGDQSRFDAFLKAYVDKFKFCSVMSEDTLEFYLEFFPELREQGVHQIKGREFKSWLNVPGWPPYLPDLSAGDSLMGPASELAALWCQEAPNMVAIRATDIQKWKTYQALYFLDQILNKSPLPAGNMQLLWDEYPHIVKSNNAEMRLRWTQIIAKNQHRPGYTHIRSFLTSQGKQKYTLPVYRALWGCGEETRALATEIFSSSGHQLHVNVRNYVKKIIT, encoded by the exons ATGGAGAAGATCAGCGCTTTGCACTCTGATAAAGCCGAAGATGTGGCCACCTCATCCAGCTTTCGCCAATTCAAAATAGAGCATTTCCATCTCGACCTAAATGTGGATTTCGATAAGAAAACCATATCAGGGACGGAGACCCTGAAGCTGAAGTGCATTGAAGACGAGCAAAGCGAGGTGCGTTTGGACATCCACCCCTCTCTGAGCTTCCAAGGGGTAACCTTCTCCCCGGGCTGGGATGATACCGATTGGAAGAAAGTTGAATTCCTTACCAGGGATTTCACAAGATACGGTACCACTCTGGTCGTCAAATTTCCCTCTCCCTGGAAAACTGATGACCGACTCCAGCTAGCCATCAAGTACACCGCCACCGATGGCCCAGGG GTGTGCTGGTTGTCCCCAGAGCAGACGGCTGGGAAGCTCCATCCCTACGTCTTCACGCAGGGCCAGGCGGTGCTCAACCGATCCCTGTTCCCCTGCTTCGACACGCCAGCCGTCAAGAGCACCTACTCGGCCGCCGTCAAG gtgccTGAGGGCTTCACGGCGGTGATGAGCGCTACGGAGTGGGAGCACAGGAAGTCTGATAACAGTTTCCTGTTCCGCATGAAGCAGCCAATCCCCTCCTACCTTGTGGCCCTCGCCGTGGGGGACCTGCAGTCGGCAGAGGTGGGGCCCag gacGCGTGTGTGGGCTGAGCCGTGTCTGCTGGAGGCCGCCAGGGTGGAGTATGACGGTGTGATCGAGGAGTTTCTGACCGTCGGGGAGAAGCTGTTCGGACCCTACGTGTGGGGAAG gtatgATGTCCTCTTCATGCCCCCCTCGTTCCCGTTCGGCGGGATGGAGAACCCCTGTTTGACCTTTGTGACCCCGTGCCTCCTGGCGGGCGACCGCTCGCTGGCCGACGTCATTGTCCATGAGATCTGCCACAGCTGGTTTGGTAACCTGGTAACCAACGCCAACTGGGGGGACTTCTGGCTCAACGAGGGATTCACCATGTACGCACAGAGGAGGGTGTGCAGGGAGATCTATG gtgaggCCTACACATGTCTGGAGGCTGCCACTGGTCGAGCTCTTCTGAAGCAGCACATGGACAACACAGGACAGGACCACCCACTCAACAAGCTACGCGTAGAGATcaaaccag gtgtagacccAGATGACACCTACAATGAGACTCCATATGAGAAGGGCTTCTGCTTCGTATCCTACCTGGCACACCTGGTGGGGGACCAGAGCCGATTCGACGCCTTCCTCAAg gcctATGTGGACAAGTTTAAGTTCTGCAGTGTGATGTCGGAGGACACGCTGGAGTTCTATCTGGAGTTCTTCCCCGAGCTGAGAGAACAGGGAGTGCACCAaatcaaag gtcGTGAGTTCAAGAGCTGGTTGAATGTCCCTGGCTGGCCACCATACCTGCCCGACCTATCAGCAGGGGACAGCCTGATGGGCCCGGCCAGTGAGCTCGCTGCTCTGTGGTGCCAGGAAGCTCCTAATATGGTCGCCATCCGGGCCACAGACATTCAGAAGTGGAAGACCTACCAGGCACTCTACTTCCTCGACCAGATCCTCAACAAGTCACCACTGCCAGCTG gtAACATGCAGCTGTTATGGGATGAGTACCCCCACATAGTGAAGTCCAATAATGCAGAGATGCGTCTGCGCTGGACCCAGATCATTGCTAAGAACCAGCACAGACCCGGATACACACACATCCGCTCCTTCCTCACCtcccag ggTAAGCAGAAGTACACGCTGCCAGTGTATCGTGCCCTGTGGGGCTGTGGCGAGGAGACGAGAGCTCTGGCTACCGAGATCTTCTCAAGCTCCGGCCATCAGCTCCATGTGAACGTGCGGAACTACGTCAAGAAGATCATCACCTGA
- the mon1bb gene encoding vacuolar fusion protein MON1 homolog B → MEPASLGSASTEEERPDMGSLNNHTHPHTGVEDQTEPSALENHVMMDEHQSKTTGPDDDITITTATQQPEPPLGPSPSPAHRLPTPVIAIVTDGLLESLPVDENGGSAGSHDGDEHAHLSSVDTHLSSDSHLSVSASVSVSGDGDGEGGLDSASGEETSQEDSGEFVAAMLARTRLEEQGLGTKGTDLLDAGPSPPPPGSHRDEDVTSEAWRAHRKHVFVLSEAGKPIYSRYGSEEALSSTMGVMMALVSFVQSGDNTIRSIHGDEHTVVFVQQGPLVLVCVSSSGQTEQQLRCELRYVYHQIVSMLTQASIARIFAHKKNYDLRRLLAGSEKILDGLLDLLERDPSFLLEAVHCTPLASSTRDALSSILQKAITPNLVFSILIAQGQLVTIVQERTVIEDARLHAGDLHLLLNLVSASSAFQAGEIWTPICLPSFNPDCYFYAYVSYLDPPLCSVCLLLLSTDREAFYAVAECKRKIEEAMLAQNAMTMLAKPRPYSAAQVGVADLRHFMYKPFDVPDNHKQLTQFTSPEMESPYSSEAERTRLLDLYRELHGRIHSTSRPLKLIYHVAEKETLLAWVTSKFELYTCFSPLVTKASSINAITKLLRWIKREEERLFIRYPPKYSTTPHPSRSRKAPDHHDNATDNGFLALL, encoded by the exons ATGGAGCCTGCCAGCCTTGGGAGCGCGAGCACGGAAGAAGAGCGGCCTGACATGGGGTCCCTCAACAAccatacacaccctcacacag GTGTTGAAGACCAGACTGAGCCCTCTGCTCTAGAGAACCACGTGATGATGGACGAGCACCAATCAAAAACGACTGGCCCTGACGACGACATCACCATCACCACGGCAACCCAACAACCAGAGCCGCCCCtcggccccagccccagccccgccCACCGCCTGCCCACCCCTGTCATTGCCATAGTAACAGACGGTTTGCTGGAGTCGCTGCCGGTGGATGAGAACGGCGGCTCGGCGGGGAGTCACGACGGAGACGAACACGCGCACCTGTCCTCCGTCGACACACACCTGTCCTCTGACTCCCACTTGTCCGTGTCGGCGTCCGTCTCTGTGTCAGGGGATGGGGACGGAG AGGGAGGTCTGGACTCGGCGTCGGGGGAGGAGACCAGTCAGGAAGACTCGGGAGAGTTTGTGGCCGCCATGTTGGCACGCACGCGGCTGGAGGAGCAAGGGCTGGGCACCAAGGGAACGG ACCTGTTGGATGCtgggccctcccctccccctcctgggTCGCATCGTGACGAGGATGTGACGTCCGAGGCGTGGCGAGCGCACCGCAAGCACGTGTTCGTCCTGAGCGAGGCGGGAAAGCCCATCTACTCGCGCTACGGCAGCGAAGAGGCGCTCTCATCCACCATGGGGGTCATGATGGCGCTGGTCTCATTCGTACAGAGCGGAGACAACACCATACGCTCCATACATGGAg atgagcaCACGGTGGTCTTCGTTCAGCAGGGTCCGctggtcttggtgtgtgtgtccagcagcgGCCAAACAGAGCAACAGCTGAGATGTGAACTGAGATACGTCTACCATCAGATCGTCAGCATGcttacacag GCCAGTATTGCGCGTATCTTTGCCCATAAGAAGAACTACGACCTGCGTCGGCTGCTGGCGGGCTCGGAGAAGATCCTGGACGGCCTATTGGACCTGCTGGAGAGGGATCCCAGCTTCCTATTGGAGGCCGTGCACTGCACGCCGCTCGCATCATCAACACGCGACGCTCTCAGCTCTATACTGCAGAAGGCCATCACGCCAAACCTTGTATTCTCTATACTCATCGCACAG GGTCAGCTGGTGACTATAGTGCAGGAGCGTACCGTGATTGAGGACGCGCGCCTCCATGCGGGAGACCTGCACCTCCTCCTGAACCTCGTCAGCGCCTCCTCCGCCTTCCAGGCCGGCGAGATCTGGACCCCCATATGCCTGCCCTCCTTCAACCCAGACTGCTACTTCTACGC gtatgtctCGTACCTGGATCCCCCGCTGTGCTCcgtgtgcctcctcctcctctccacggATCGCGAGGCCTTCTACGCGGTGGCCGAGTGCAAACGGAAGATCGAGGAGGCCATGCTGGCCCAGAACGCCATGACGATgctggctaagccccgcccctaCTCAGCGGCCCAGGTGGGCGTGGCCGACCTGCGACACTTTATGTACAAGCCCTTTGATGTCCCCGACAACCACAAGCAGCTCACGCAGTTCACCAG cccTGAGATGGAGTCTCCGTACTCCAGTGAGGCGGAGAGGACGCGACTACTAGACCTCTACAGAGAACTGCACGGAAGAATACACAGCACATCGCGGCCCCTCAAGCTCATCTACCACGTAGCAGAGAAAGAAACACTACTAgcctgg gTGACCAGTAAGTTTGAGCTCTACACCTGCTTCAGTCCCCTGGTGACCAAGGCATCCTCTATAAATGCCATCACTAAGCTTCTGCGCTGGATAAAGCGCGAGGAGGAGCGGCTCTTCATCCGCTACCCCCCCAAGtactccaccaccccccaccccagccgCTCACGCAAGGCCCCCGATCACCACGACAATGCCACCGACAACGGCTTCCTCGCCCTGctctag